The Parus major isolate Abel unplaced genomic scaffold, Parus_major1.1 Scaffold858, whole genome shotgun sequence genome includes a window with the following:
- the LOC107199511 gene encoding von Willebrand factor A domain-containing protein 5B1-like — MNAEERSPSPSSTPSSSAWERCRGPEGPLHSLSASSAQAQKSIERLFAARLTLNKTMLLVRAAKGFMSKSPSRGSQASSEGDNESMDYLPLVSLQLACGAFLLNSAFCDAVSIPMEKLKWTSPFACHRLSLSPSGSCSSKRSNSSWEHKPLNSSQQLLLPKGQGKGPTAADTRGAALGSTGRPRHSSGSAAESISRALRAQRDLSPPAITIRSFSSPAECQAGPAWGWDTEGSELQALLCEAQLQQQTEPEGMLWATAVALAWLEHSSASYFIEWELVAAKASLWLSRQDFPQGSSLAAVKAAAQQLFVLLRHWDENLEFNLLCYNPGSV, encoded by the exons ATGA ATGCTGAGGAGAGAAGCCCCTCACCCTCCAGCACCCCGTCCTCATCTGCCTGGGAGCGCTGCCGTGGCCCTGAAG GGCCTCTCCACAGCCTGTCTGCTTCCTCTGCACAAGCCCAAAAATCCATCGAGAGGCTCTTTGCTGCCAG GCTGACCCTCAATAAAACCATGCTGCTGGTTCGAGCTGCCAAAGGCTTCATGAGTAAATCTCCGAGCAGAGGGAGCCAAGCCAGCTCTGAGGGTGACAATGAGAGCATGGACTACCTTCCCCTG gtgtccctgcagctggcCTGTGGTGCCTTCCTCCTGAACTCAGCCTTCTGCGACGCCGTCAGCATCCCCATGGAGAAGCTGAAGTGGACATCGCCCTTCGCCTGCCACCGCCTGTCCCTCAGCCCCTccggctcctgcagcagcaagaggagCAATTCCTCCTGGGAGCACAAACCCCTGaactccagccagcagctgctgctccccaaggggcaggggaagggtCCCACGGCCGCAGACACTCGGGGAGCAGCGCTGGGGAGCACCGGCCGCCCTCGGCACTCATCGGGCAGCGCGGCCGAGAGCATCTCCAGAGCCCTGAGAGCCCAGAGGGatctgtcccctcctgccatcACCATCCGCAGCTTCTCCTCCCCCGCCGAGTGCCAGGctggccctgcctggggctgggacaccgAGGGCTCcgagctgcaggctctgctctgcgAGGcgcagctgcagcagcagacgGAGCCCGAGGGGATGCTCTGGGCCACGGCTGTGGCTCTGGcctggctggagcacagctcagcttcCTACTTCATCGAGTGGGAGCTGGTGGCTGCCAAAGCCAGCCTGTGGCTGAGCAGGCAGGACTTCCCGCAGGGATCCAGCCTGGCCGCGGTGAAAGCCGCAGCCCAGCAGCTCTTTGTGCTGCTCCGGCACTGGGATGAAAACCTGGAGTTCAACCTGCTGTGCTACAACCCAGGCAGTGTGTAA